One Veillonellaceae bacterium DNA window includes the following coding sequences:
- the mfd gene encoding transcription-repair coupling factor, which translates to MKKLFEIIAADQNAARVIANYRKENHQTWVYGLTGPQKTTILAATFAQQPRPLIIVTANRQTTEKYLIDFATLLPGVAVFDFPSADITTFTADAKSLELQARRMEVLGKLAAGQPIIVLSSTDAVIQKTLPRQEFEKSRITIVLNDTVKPEELISRLVSFGYERVDRVDNLGQFSVRGGIIDIFPINRSQPVRLELFGDEIDSLREFDAVTQRSSANLDNVDILPLTEPEHSGKPVVFLSYLPADGMVVFDEPTRIREQITTLIKENPELKKNTFSWSDIAVSAQQYGIMYLSLMLQKTPYTKPDDIIAITAKSLAHFHRQLDILESELKNWQDHSYHVLILMSSTEKAKNLQQSLSQQGLRALFAAEGDLIKPGSVTIATGIIEAGFELPQAKLVVITEMDIFGRQKKRPRVRVSKEQKITYFRDIKIGDYVVHINHGIGKYVGVETLEVAGVNKDYLLIRYSGEDKLYVPTDQVHLLQKYIGSEGETPRLSKMGGTDWLKATTKAKAAVADLAKELIKLYAERQVTPGYAFNKDTPWQREFEDAFPFEETPDQLHALAEIKKDMEQPRPMDRLLCGDVGFGKTEVAIRAAFKAVMSGKQVAVLVPTTVLAQQHYQTFSSRFAGFGPVVDMVSRFRSAKEQRETIARVNDGRVDVLIGTHRILQSDIIFKDLGLLIVDEEQRFGVAQKEKLKKWSAKIDVLTLSATPIPRTLHMSLVGARDMSIIETPPEERFPVQTYVVEYSDDIIKDAIKRELKRGGQVYFVYNRVQTIDKIQRQLAEMLPDAKVMTAHGQMPEEMLENVMVDFYENHYDVMVCTSIIENGLDVPNANTIIVYDADRFGLSQLYQMRGRVGRSHRMAYAYFTYRKDKVLTEIAEKRLQAIKEFAELGAGFKIAMRDLEIRGAGNLLGAQQHGHIVSVGFEMYCRLLDEAVHELKTGKKVEPPVEPSLELNLEAYLPGDYISDAMHKIEIYQRIAAIRRNEHIDELLDELIDRFGDPPQPVLCLLNVAKVKNVARKLGILSIAERPRYVELVFDSNPKVDGAKIIELRNNHPRMIIIHQGPPSSIRINTAKIDQKGLLKLIIEVLEQLSS; encoded by the coding sequence ATGAAGAAACTTTTTGAGATAATCGCAGCTGACCAGAATGCAGCGCGGGTTATTGCTAATTACAGAAAGGAAAACCATCAGACTTGGGTCTATGGATTAACAGGTCCGCAAAAAACAACTATACTGGCGGCCACCTTTGCGCAACAGCCGCGTCCGTTAATAATTGTTACCGCCAATCGTCAAACTACTGAAAAATACCTTATTGACTTTGCAACCTTATTGCCGGGAGTCGCTGTCTTTGACTTTCCGTCAGCAGACATAACAACTTTTACTGCTGACGCCAAAAGTCTTGAACTGCAGGCTCGTCGCATGGAGGTTTTAGGGAAATTGGCAGCCGGTCAGCCTATAATTGTTTTGTCCAGTACAGATGCGGTAATTCAGAAAACGCTGCCCCGCCAAGAGTTTGAAAAAAGCCGGATTACCATAGTCCTTAATGATACTGTTAAACCGGAGGAACTTATTTCCCGATTGGTTTCCTTCGGCTATGAGCGTGTTGATCGTGTGGATAATCTAGGCCAGTTTAGTGTCCGGGGCGGAATTATTGATATATTCCCGATTAATCGTTCGCAGCCTGTCCGCTTGGAGCTGTTCGGTGATGAGATAGATTCATTACGAGAATTTGATGCCGTAACTCAGCGCTCAAGCGCCAACCTTGATAATGTTGATATTTTGCCGCTGACAGAACCGGAGCACTCTGGCAAGCCGGTAGTCTTTTTATCCTACCTGCCCGCTGACGGCATGGTTGTTTTTGATGAACCAACCAGAATTCGTGAGCAGATCACTACTTTAATCAAGGAGAACCCAGAGCTTAAAAAGAATACATTTTCTTGGAGCGATATCGCTGTATCGGCCCAGCAGTATGGTATTATGTACCTTTCGCTGATGCTGCAGAAGACCCCTTATACCAAGCCTGATGACATTATTGCAATTACGGCTAAAAGTTTAGCGCATTTTCACCGCCAGTTAGATATTCTTGAAAGCGAACTTAAAAACTGGCAAGATCATAGCTACCATGTTTTAATATTGATGTCGTCGACTGAAAAAGCTAAAAATTTGCAACAAAGTCTAAGTCAGCAGGGGCTGCGGGCGCTTTTCGCCGCCGAAGGCGATCTAATAAAGCCTGGCAGCGTTACAATTGCAACAGGCATTATTGAAGCCGGGTTTGAATTACCGCAGGCCAAGCTTGTTGTTATAACCGAAATGGACATTTTTGGCCGACAGAAGAAAAGACCCCGGGTCCGAGTGTCTAAAGAACAGAAAATCACTTACTTTCGCGATATTAAAATCGGTGACTATGTTGTCCACATTAATCACGGTATCGGTAAATATGTTGGCGTTGAGACGCTTGAAGTCGCAGGTGTCAATAAAGATTATCTTTTAATACGCTATAGCGGTGAAGATAAGCTATATGTTCCAACCGACCAAGTACATCTGTTGCAGAAGTATATAGGCTCGGAAGGGGAAACGCCCCGCCTGAGCAAGATGGGTGGAACAGATTGGCTGAAAGCAACAACGAAGGCTAAAGCAGCGGTGGCAGATTTGGCCAAAGAACTTATTAAGCTTTATGCCGAACGGCAGGTAACACCCGGTTATGCTTTCAATAAAGACACGCCCTGGCAGCGGGAATTTGAAGATGCTTTTCCCTTTGAAGAAACGCCTGACCAGCTTCATGCGCTTGCCGAGATCAAAAAGGATATGGAGCAGCCAAGGCCGATGGACCGGCTATTATGCGGCGATGTCGGGTTTGGTAAAACTGAGGTTGCTATAAGGGCGGCTTTTAAAGCGGTAATGAGCGGGAAGCAAGTCGCTGTGCTCGTACCGACAACGGTTTTGGCGCAGCAGCATTATCAAACTTTCAGTTCGCGGTTTGCCGGATTTGGGCCGGTTGTCGATATGGTCAGCCGGTTTCGGAGCGCAAAAGAACAGCGTGAAACAATTGCCCGTGTTAATGATGGGCGGGTTGACGTCCTAATCGGCACTCATCGCATTTTACAATCTGACATAATATTTAAGGATCTAGGACTGTTGATTGTTGATGAAGAGCAGCGGTTTGGCGTAGCCCAAAAGGAAAAACTTAAGAAATGGAGCGCTAAGATTGATGTCTTGACGTTAAGCGCGACGCCCATCCCCCGGACACTTCATATGTCGCTGGTTGGTGCCCGCGACATGAGTATCATTGAAACCCCGCCGGAAGAAAGGTTTCCGGTTCAAACTTATGTTGTTGAGTATAGCGATGATATTATCAAAGATGCTATTAAACGGGAACTCAAACGCGGCGGGCAGGTGTATTTTGTATATAATCGCGTCCAAACAATTGACAAAATCCAGCGTCAGCTTGCTGAAATGCTGCCCGATGCCAAGGTAATGACGGCACACGGGCAAATGCCTGAAGAAATGCTGGAAAATGTGATGGTTGATTTTTATGAAAATCACTATGATGTTATGGTTTGTACCAGCATTATCGAAAATGGCCTGGACGTGCCTAATGCTAATACCATTATTGTCTACGATGCTGACCGTTTCGGCTTATCTCAGCTTTATCAGATGCGCGGCCGGGTTGGCCGGTCACACCGTATGGCCTATGCTTATTTTACCTACCGTAAGGATAAGGTGCTAACCGAAATTGCTGAAAAGCGCCTTCAAGCTATTAAGGAATTTGCCGAATTAGGGGCCGGGTTTAAAATTGCCATGCGTGACCTTGAAATTCGCGGCGCTGGCAATCTTTTAGGGGCACAGCAGCATGGTCATATTGTCAGTGTTGGCTTTGAGATGTATTGCCGCCTGCTAGATGAGGCGGTGCATGAGCTAAAAACAGGTAAAAAAGTTGAGCCTCCGGTCGAGCCAAGTTTAGAATTAAATTTGGAGGCCTACCTTCCGGGCGACTATATAAGCGACGCCATGCATAAGATTGAAATATATCAGCGGATAGCAGCGATAAGGCGTAATGAGCATATCGACGAACTGCTGGATGAACTGATTGATAGATTTGGTGATCCGCCCCAACCAGTGCTGTGTTTGTTAAATGTCGCTAAAGTTAAAAATGTTGCACGTAAACTTGGAATCTTGTCGATAGCTGAACGACCGCGATATGTTGAACTGGTGTTTGACAGCAATCCCAAGGTTGATGGCGCTAAAATTATAGAGTTAAGGAATAATCATCCTCGCATGATAATAATTCACCAAGGTCCGCCTTCGAGTATTCGGATAAATACGGCCAAAATTGACCAAAAAGGCTTATTAAAGTTGATTATCGAGGTATTAGAACAACTTAGTTCTTAA
- a CDS encoding response regulator transcription factor, producing MAGKILIIEDELPIRELLKFNLQKEYYTVIETDNGVDGINLAKAERPNLILLDLMLPAMDGLDVCRTIKNYQATAGIPVIMLTAKAEEIDKVIGLELGADDYITKPFSTRELVARVKAVLRRSQKEPLPAGELVVGSLKFNFSRYEVYLNKEKLELTPKEYELLKLFATNVGKVFSREQLLDKVWGYEYYGDTRTVDVHVRHLRAKLAKDPAIADAIETVRGVGYRLSDELL from the coding sequence ATGGCAGGCAAAATTCTCATTATTGAAGACGAACTTCCCATCCGCGAACTGTTAAAATTCAATCTGCAAAAGGAGTACTACACTGTTATTGAGACCGATAATGGTGTTGACGGCATTAATCTTGCTAAGGCCGAACGGCCTAATTTAATTTTGCTCGATCTAATGCTGCCCGCCATGGATGGCCTTGATGTCTGCCGGACAATCAAGAATTATCAAGCTACAGCGGGTATTCCAGTAATCATGCTGACCGCAAAGGCCGAAGAGATTGATAAGGTTATTGGTTTGGAGTTGGGTGCTGACGATTATATAACGAAGCCTTTTAGTACCCGCGAACTTGTCGCCCGGGTAAAAGCCGTACTGCGCCGCAGTCAAAAGGAACCGCTGCCAGCCGGGGAATTGGTAGTCGGCAGTTTAAAGTTTAATTTTAGCCGCTATGAGGTCTATTTAAATAAAGAGAAACTAGAGCTTACCCCTAAAGAGTATGAACTCTTAAAGCTGTTTGCCACTAATGTTGGTAAGGTATTTAGTCGTGAGCAACTTTTGGACAAGGTGTGGGGGTACGAATATTATGGCGACACCAGGACAGTCGATGTCCATGTCCGCCATCTCCGGGCCAAATTGGCAAAAGACCCTGCCATTGCCGACGCCATTGAGACCGTTCGCGGCGTTGGTTACCGCCTGAGCGACGAGCTGCTGTAA
- a CDS encoding PhoH family protein, with product MSKYYVLDTNVLLHSPSALYTFNEHTVVIPEVVIEELDRFKKEASDRGANSREISRIIDNLRFTGNLLEGVIINDKGGMLKLESNHTDTKMPSHWERDKADNRILQVCKGLAEINRQVILVSRDTNMRVKATILGVHAEDFRNDKVADIDDQYTGRAVVYTSTDVINHFYKDDLNYIDICDLKLYDEETSRLVSPSLVTNQFLLIRSTDKDRHTAVGRFDGKKVVQLKYRSRNPFGVIPRNVGQIFLQECLMMSAEEAPLVIIKGMSGTAKTFYSLAVGLYKYMECRPREYHHLLICRPNIPMDEDIGFLPGSEAEKISPFMRGIHDNLFTLMSGNAAVEEKEIAQVEDTVQMLFDKRIIQTEALAYQRGRSVQKYWMIFDEMQNSTPRQAKGVITRPGHGTKIILLGDPAQIDHPYLDSRTNGLVYASDKMRGSKLCFQVTMEPDECERSPLAAEAAMRL from the coding sequence TTGTCAAAATATTATGTGCTTGACACTAATGTTCTGCTTCATTCACCTAGTGCGCTATATACCTTTAATGAACACACCGTTGTTATTCCTGAAGTAGTGATTGAAGAATTAGACCGTTTCAAAAAAGAAGCATCCGACCGGGGCGCAAACAGCCGCGAAATAAGTCGAATAATCGACAACTTGCGCTTTACAGGCAATTTGCTGGAAGGGGTGATCATTAACGATAAAGGCGGCATGCTCAAGCTTGAATCAAATCATACCGATACCAAAATGCCTTCACACTGGGAGCGCGACAAAGCTGATAACCGTATCCTCCAAGTATGCAAAGGTTTAGCCGAGATCAATCGGCAAGTCATCCTGGTCAGCCGCGATACCAATATGCGGGTCAAGGCCACCATTCTCGGCGTCCATGCTGAAGACTTCCGTAATGACAAGGTGGCTGACATCGACGATCAGTACACCGGCCGGGCAGTTGTTTATACCTCGACCGATGTTATCAATCATTTTTACAAAGATGATCTTAACTATATCGACATCTGTGATTTAAAGCTTTATGACGAAGAAACCTCAAGACTTGTCAGTCCTTCGCTTGTGACCAATCAATTCCTGCTGATCCGTTCTACCGATAAAGATCGCCATACTGCTGTCGGCCGGTTCGACGGCAAAAAGGTAGTCCAATTGAAATACCGCAGCCGGAACCCTTTCGGCGTCATACCGCGCAATGTCGGCCAGATTTTTCTTCAAGAATGCTTAATGATGAGCGCCGAAGAAGCACCGCTCGTCATCATCAAAGGAATGTCGGGAACCGCCAAAACCTTTTATTCCTTAGCGGTCGGCCTCTATAAATACATGGAGTGCCGCCCCCGCGAATACCATCATCTCCTGATTTGTCGCCCTAATATCCCGATGGATGAAGACATTGGCTTTTTGCCAGGGTCTGAGGCCGAAAAAATCAGCCCCTTTATGCGCGGCATCCATGATAATCTCTTTACGCTAATGTCAGGTAACGCCGCTGTCGAAGAAAAAGAGATTGCCCAAGTCGAAGACACTGTCCAAATGCTGTTTGACAAGCGGATTATTCAGACTGAAGCACTGGCCTATCAGCGTGGACGCTCAGTGCAAAAGTACTGGATGATATTCGACGAAATGCAGAATTCCACGCCGCGCCAAGCGAAGGGCGTAATCACCCGCCCCGGCCACGGCACAAAAATCATTCTGCTCGGCGACCCGGCCCAGATTGATCATCCCTATCTCGACAGCCGTACCAACGGCCTTGTTTACGCCAGTGATAAAATGCGCGGCTCCAAGCTCTGTTTCCAAGTCACAATGGAACCTGATGAGTGCGAACGCTCACCGCTTGCTGCCGAGGCCGCCATGAGATTGTAA
- a CDS encoding phosphate ABC transporter ATP-binding protein, giving the protein MEYKIQANKLTLYYGENQALKDISLSVNKNSVLALIGPSGCGKSTFIKTINRMNDLVDNVKIEGEILLEGENIYHPDTDVVALRKRVGMVFQRPNPFPMSIYDNIAYGPRIHGLKNKSALDAIVEKSLSGAALWDEVKDRLHSSAMGLSGGQQQRLCIARLLAVEPEVLLMDEPCSALDPISTMKIEELVTELKTKYTIVMVTHNMQQAARVSDYTAFFLNGELVEHDNTDAIFTRPQDKRTEDYITGRFG; this is encoded by the coding sequence ATGGAATACAAAATTCAGGCCAACAAGCTCACATTATATTACGGTGAGAATCAAGCCTTAAAAGATATTTCGCTAAGTGTTAATAAAAATAGTGTTTTGGCTCTAATCGGTCCTTCAGGATGCGGAAAATCAACCTTCATTAAGACAATCAATCGGATGAATGACCTTGTTGACAATGTAAAAATCGAGGGTGAAATCTTGCTTGAAGGTGAAAATATCTACCACCCTGATACTGACGTTGTTGCGTTGCGCAAGCGGGTAGGCATGGTATTTCAGCGACCTAATCCTTTTCCGATGTCGATATACGATAATATCGCCTATGGACCGCGAATCCATGGGCTCAAGAACAAGTCCGCGCTTGACGCGATCGTTGAGAAGAGTCTTAGCGGCGCGGCACTATGGGATGAGGTTAAAGACCGCCTTCACAGCTCAGCAATGGGCCTGTCAGGCGGTCAGCAGCAGCGTTTATGTATTGCCCGTCTTTTAGCTGTTGAACCTGAAGTCCTCCTAATGGATGAACCGTGTTCAGCACTTGATCCTATTTCGACAATGAAAATTGAAGAATTGGTTACTGAACTAAAGACTAAGTATACGATTGTCATGGTCACGCATAACATGCAGCAAGCTGCCCGGGTATCGGATTATACAGCCTTTTTCTTAAACGGCGAGCTTGTCGAGCATGACAATACTGATGCAATTTTCACCAGACCGCAGGACAAGCGAACTGAAGATTATATTACAGGCCGCTTCGGCTAA
- a CDS encoding HU family DNA-binding protein, with the protein MNKTELVASVAEKSGMTKKDAEKAINALFASVEEALAKEDKVQIIGFGTFEVKAREERKGRNPQTGAEITIPASKTPVFKAGKGLKDAVN; encoded by the coding sequence GTGAATAAAACCGAATTAGTAGCTAGCGTTGCTGAAAAATCCGGAATGACAAAGAAAGATGCCGAAAAGGCGATTAACGCTTTGTTCGCTAGCGTTGAAGAAGCTCTGGCCAAAGAAGATAAAGTTCAAATCATTGGTTTTGGTACTTTTGAGGTTAAAGCACGCGAAGAAAGAAAAGGACGCAATCCGCAAACAGGTGCTGAGATTACTATTCCAGCATCAAAAACCCCAGTATTTAAAGCAGGCAAAGGCCTAAAAGACGCCGTCAACTAA
- the mazG gene encoding nucleoside triphosphate pyrophosphohydrolase gives MGIITIVGLGPGPTGLITAETMEVLKSAQTLILRTIKHPTTSHLIAQGIKFTSYDYLYEEKDTFDEVYQAIVQDCLARAALGQDIIYAVPGSPLVAEKTVELIRKQAGTQEVGVKILPGMSFLEVLYVRLGIDPINGITVIDAADINELPPGLTTGLVVTQLFSRQVASDAKLSLMEYYPDDYVVTLVRNLGLPDETVDVLPLYELDRVRQIDHLTSLYLPPYKEKGKQFTLDPLIDVMARLRAPDGCLWDIEQNHHSLRRYAVEEVYEVLEAIELENADKLCEELGDLLLQIVFHARVAEESGNFSMQDVVNTVTEKMIRRHPHVFGDISVRDAAEVIVNWEDIKKREKGYDRKSVLDGVPKGLPSLMAAYKIQAKAAKVGFDWDNIDPVWGKIQEEILELKEAIQIGDSGAVESELGDVLFAVVNLARFLKAEPEVALTATNNKFRRRFTYIEQQIETKGLKWQQLTLSELDKLWNDAKNMEQFTKK, from the coding sequence ATGGGAATTATAACAATTGTTGGCTTAGGACCTGGTCCAACCGGACTTATTACGGCCGAGACCATGGAGGTTCTTAAGTCGGCCCAAACCTTAATACTGCGCACGATCAAACATCCGACAACAAGTCATCTTATAGCGCAGGGGATTAAATTTACCAGCTATGATTACCTATACGAGGAAAAAGACACCTTTGACGAGGTTTATCAAGCTATTGTCCAAGATTGTCTAGCGCGAGCCGCGCTGGGACAAGATATTATTTATGCGGTGCCTGGCAGCCCGCTGGTGGCCGAGAAAACAGTCGAACTTATTCGAAAACAGGCTGGTACTCAGGAAGTTGGGGTTAAAATTTTGCCTGGCATGAGTTTTCTTGAGGTTTTGTATGTGCGATTAGGAATTGATCCTATCAACGGCATTACTGTTATTGATGCTGCTGACATTAATGAATTGCCGCCAGGTTTAACGACCGGATTGGTAGTAACCCAATTATTTAGTCGTCAAGTGGCTTCAGATGCTAAATTATCGCTAATGGAATATTATCCGGATGATTATGTGGTAACACTCGTCCGCAACTTGGGCCTGCCGGATGAGACGGTAGATGTCTTGCCGCTCTATGAATTGGATCGTGTCCGCCAGATCGACCACCTGACAAGCCTTTATTTGCCTCCTTATAAGGAAAAAGGCAAGCAGTTTACCTTAGACCCATTAATTGACGTGATGGCCCGCCTGCGTGCGCCTGACGGCTGCTTGTGGGATATTGAACAGAATCATCACAGCCTGAGGCGATATGCTGTCGAAGAAGTTTATGAGGTGCTCGAGGCAATTGAGCTAGAAAATGCAGACAAGCTCTGTGAAGAATTAGGCGACCTTTTGCTGCAAATAGTTTTCCATGCCCGGGTAGCGGAAGAGAGCGGCAACTTTTCAATGCAGGATGTGGTCAATACCGTTACCGAAAAGATGATTCGTCGTCACCCTCATGTTTTCGGCGACATAAGTGTACGTGATGCTGCTGAGGTTATTGTTAATTGGGAGGATATCAAAAAACGGGAAAAGGGATATGACCGCAAATCAGTACTGGATGGCGTACCAAAAGGGCTGCCCAGCTTAATGGCGGCGTATAAAATTCAGGCTAAAGCAGCAAAAGTCGGCTTTGACTGGGATAATATCGACCCTGTTTGGGGCAAAATACAAGAAGAAATCCTGGAATTAAAAGAAGCAATTCAGATAGGTGACAGCGGCGCAGTCGAAAGTGAACTCGGCGATGTCCTATTTGCTGTAGTTAACTTAGCCAGGTTCCTAAAGGCAGAACCCGAAGTGGCATTAACGGCTACCAACAACAAGTTTCGCAGACGGTTTACTTATATTGAGCAGCAGATTGAGACTAAAGGCCTAAAGTGGCAGCAACTTACGCTGTCAGAATTGGATAAATTATGGAATGATGCCAAAAACATGGAACAATTTACAAAAAAATAA
- the phoU gene encoding phosphate signaling complex protein PhoU, whose product MTSIRRSYSNELETLREDLSHMGTIVTEAIAKAIEALARQDAAMAKAVMAGDDIIDNLEIEIEDKCMVLIARQQPLARDLRIIGTGLKITTDLERVGDHAFDIAKIACHIADKPLIKPLIDIPRMAEMSQKMLKDALEAYVNLDIALAEQVCEADDEVDRLNQQIFRELLTYMMEDPRAITQATQLILVAMSLERVADHATNIAEWVIYLVTGQRLRKK is encoded by the coding sequence ATGACAAGTATAAGACGAAGTTATAGCAATGAGCTTGAAACGCTGCGCGAAGACCTTTCCCATATGGGCACAATTGTTACGGAAGCAATCGCTAAGGCCATAGAGGCACTAGCTAGGCAGGATGCAGCAATGGCTAAAGCTGTAATGGCTGGCGATGATATCATTGACAATTTGGAGATCGAAATCGAGGACAAGTGCATGGTGCTCATTGCCCGGCAGCAGCCGTTAGCCCGCGATTTACGAATTATCGGAACCGGCCTTAAAATTACAACTGACCTTGAGCGGGTTGGGGACCACGCTTTTGATATTGCCAAGATTGCCTGCCACATTGCTGACAAGCCTCTTATAAAACCGCTGATTGACATTCCGCGAATGGCAGAGATGTCGCAAAAGATGCTTAAAGATGCCCTCGAAGCCTATGTTAATTTAGATATTGCGCTAGCTGAGCAGGTTTGTGAGGCTGATGATGAAGTAGACCGACTGAATCAGCAGATATTCCGGGAACTGCTAACCTATATGATGGAAGATCCCCGTGCCATCACTCAGGCCACGCAGCTTATTCTAGTGGCTATGTCGTTGGAACGGGTAGCCGATCATGCGACGAATATTGCTGAGTGGGTGATTTATCTTGTGACAGGCCAACGCTTGCGAAAAAAATAA
- the spoVT gene encoding stage V sporulation protein T, translated as MKATGIVRRIDDLGRVVIPKEIRRTLRIREGDPLEIYVDREGEVILKKYSPVGELGDFAKEYADSLYEAIGQIILIADRDNVVAVAGAAKKEFLNKPIGPIIEKVMDDRKAMLINNASEYKHGKASPIEVDDDEEAIKFSAEVIAPIVVEGDAIGAVVICSKQPGVQMGDTEVKLAETAAGFLAKQMSQ; from the coding sequence GTGAAAGCGACTGGCATAGTAAGAAGAATTGATGATTTAGGAAGAGTAGTTATACCAAAGGAAATTAGAAGGACACTAAGGATTCGCGAAGGTGATCCGTTAGAAATATACGTTGACCGTGAGGGCGAAGTAATTTTGAAAAAATACTCTCCAGTTGGAGAGTTAGGCGATTTTGCAAAGGAATATGCTGATTCACTCTATGAAGCTATCGGTCAAATTATCCTAATTGCTGACCGTGACAATGTAGTCGCTGTTGCTGGTGCGGCAAAGAAAGAGTTTCTTAACAAGCCAATCGGCCCGATTATCGAGAAGGTTATGGACGATCGCAAAGCCATGCTTATCAATAACGCTAGTGAATATAAGCACGGCAAAGCAAGTCCGATTGAAGTTGATGATGATGAGGAAGCTATCAAGTTCTCAGCGGAAGTTATTGCACCGATTGTTGTTGAAGGTGACGCGATCGGAGCTGTAGTTATCTGTTCTAAGCAGCCAGGTGTACAAATGGGGGACACCGAAGTAAAGCTAGCCGAGACGGCAGCCGGTTTCCTTGCTAAGCAAATGTCGCAATAA
- a CDS encoding polysaccharide biosynthesis protein has product MSKDTFLKGALILTAAGIIVKIIGSVNRILLSRLLGGEGIGLYQMAYPIYLLALSISSAGIPVAISIIVAEKIARSDYRGANRVFRLSLGVLAITGITFTFLLYFAAGWLTENQFVRDARAYYAIAALAPAIFFVTVLSSYRGYFQGLQMMTPTAISQIAEQFVRVVTMIALAYLLLPYGLEYAAAGASFGAGPGAAVGLLVLIFYYYKQRKSFKQLMNNQPNIVQESSVSIIYRIVKLALPVSLANIMLPVVSSIDLLIVPARLEVAGYTVEQATELFGYLTGMAIALINLPTILTASLAASLVPAISEAFTLKNPQRIYQRTSTAMRIANLITIPSFVGLGLLATPISQMLYGTPNAGTSIAILSVGIVLLGIHQVTTGVLQGLGHTTIPLVNMVISAVVKIIMSWTLTAIPSLGIKGAAWATNADFGVAALLNMYFVYRYVGFSIDVKDTAKAAGAAIIMGGVVLLTYDFIMTQTLHNTLATIIAIAVGGTVYGIALLLLGGIQERDLERIPKVGPQLVKVLRALHLIRK; this is encoded by the coding sequence GTGAGCAAAGATACATTTCTAAAAGGCGCGCTGATTTTAACGGCTGCCGGAATAATTGTAAAAATAATTGGGTCTGTTAACCGGATTTTACTGTCACGCCTATTGGGCGGCGAAGGAATTGGCCTATATCAGATGGCCTATCCTATTTATCTGCTGGCCCTCAGCATATCGTCTGCCGGCATTCCGGTGGCAATATCGATAATTGTTGCTGAAAAGATTGCCCGTTCTGATTATCGCGGCGCTAATCGCGTTTTCCGTCTCTCCCTAGGCGTATTGGCTATTACTGGTATTACATTCACCTTTTTACTGTATTTTGCGGCTGGCTGGCTGACTGAAAATCAATTTGTCCGAGATGCCCGGGCATATTACGCTATTGCTGCCTTGGCTCCGGCTATATTCTTTGTTACCGTGCTGTCAAGTTACCGGGGCTATTTCCAAGGTCTTCAGATGATGACGCCAACAGCAATTTCTCAGATTGCCGAGCAATTTGTCCGGGTTGTAACTATGATTGCGCTCGCCTATCTCTTGCTGCCGTACGGACTGGAATATGCTGCCGCAGGCGCTAGCTTTGGGGCGGGACCAGGCGCTGCTGTCGGGTTGCTTGTTTTAATCTTTTATTACTATAAGCAGCGCAAATCGTTTAAGCAGCTGATGAATAATCAGCCCAATATTGTGCAGGAATCAAGTGTGAGCATAATTTACCGGATTGTTAAACTGGCGCTGCCGGTATCGCTTGCAAATATTATGCTGCCGGTTGTTTCTAGTATTGACTTACTAATCGTACCGGCCAGACTGGAGGTTGCCGGCTATACAGTTGAACAGGCTACTGAGCTGTTTGGCTACCTGACCGGTATGGCAATAGCCTTAATCAATCTCCCGACTATTTTGACGGCATCATTGGCTGCTAGCTTAGTTCCGGCTATATCCGAAGCCTTTACACTAAAGAATCCCCAGCGTATTTATCAGCGGACCAGTACGGCTATGCGCATTGCTAATTTAATTACCATCCCAAGCTTTGTGGGTTTGGGCCTTCTGGCCACACCTATTTCGCAAATGCTTTATGGGACACCTAATGCCGGAACTAGTATTGCCATACTGTCAGTCGGAATTGTGCTGTTAGGCATTCATCAAGTTACTACCGGTGTCTTGCAAGGTCTAGGTCATACAACAATCCCTTTGGTCAATATGGTAATTTCCGCTGTAGTTAAAATTATTATGAGCTGGACCTTAACTGCCATACCATCATTAGGCATTAAAGGAGCGGCATGGGCGACAAATGCCGACTTTGGTGTGGCCGCGCTGCTTAATATGTATTTTGTTTATCGTTATGTCGGATTCAGTATAGATGTTAAGGATACGGCGAAGGCAGCCGGAGCGGCAATTATAATGGGCGGCGTGGTCTTATTAACTTATGACTTCATTATGACACAAACTTTACATAATACATTAGCTACCATAATTGCCATAGCAGTCGGCGGGACGGTCTACGGAATTGCGCTGCTGTTATTGGGCGGCATTCAGGAACGGGATTTAGAGCGCATTCCTAAAGTTGGGCCTCAGCTTGTTAAGGTGCTGCGCGCTTTGCACTTAATCCGTAAATAA